A window from Sphingobium sp. EM0848 encodes these proteins:
- the carB gene encoding carbamoyl-phosphate synthase large subunit — MPKRTDISSILIIGAGPIIIGQACEFDYSGTQAVKALKEEGYRIILVNSNPATIMTDPEFADATYVEPITPEIVAKIIEKERPDAVLPTMGGQTALNTALALFNDGTLEKYGVKMIGADAEAIDKAEDRLKFRDAMDKIGLESARSRIAHSMEEALEALEFTGLPSIIRPSFTLGGTGGGVAYNKEEFKRIVAEGLDASPTTEVLIEESLLGWKEYEMEVVRDRNDNAIIICSIENVDPMGVHTGDSITVAPALTLTDKEYQIMRNASIAVLREIGVETGGSNVQFAVNPKDGRLIVIEMNPRVSRSSALASKATGFPIAKVAAKLAVGYTLDEIENDITGATPASFEPTIDYVVTKIPRFAFEKFKGSEPLLGTAMKSVGEVMAIGRNIHESMQKALRGLETGLSGFNNVEHLEGAPKDDIVAALAQPTPDRLLVAAQALREGLTVAEIHSIAKFDPWFLERIKEIIDAEAEILENGLPQDADGMRRLKSMGFSDKRLAYLALKSANLRGMERGIARSSGLIHDAVKAMTGGVTEDEVRSLRHKLGVRPVFKRIDTCAAEFEAKTPYMYSTYEAPIFGEAENEAQPSDRKKVVILGGGPNRIGQGIEFDYCCVHACFALSEAGFETIMVNCNPETVSTDYDTSDRLYFEPLTAEDVLEILSVEMSNGTLAGVIVQFGGQTPLKLAQALEDAGIPILGTSPDAIDLAEDRERFAALIDKLKLKQPANGIARSREEAIAVANRIGYPVLMRPSYVLGGRAMEIVDGQAQLEEYIATAVQVSGDSPVLIDQYLRDATEVDVDALCDGDDVVVAGVLQHIEEAGVHSGDSACSLPPYSLSDEIIAEIERQADVLARALTVRGLMNIQFAVKDGVVYLIEVNPRASRTVPFVAKAIGTPIAKIASRVMAGEKLKELPEIDRNAISHIAVKEAVFPFARFPGVDPVLSPEMKSTGEVMGIDSDFATAFAKSQLGAGMVLPTSGTAFVSVKDSDKAVILPAVQKLARLGFTIIATGGTARYLEEQGIAVQPVNKVAEGRPHIVDKITDGDVDLIFNTTEGWQSLKDSKAIRTSALRAKVASFTTAAASLAAADAIEALQGHALEVRSLQSYYPVPQA, encoded by the coding sequence ATGCCCAAGCGCACCGACATCTCCTCCATCCTCATCATCGGCGCTGGCCCGATCATCATCGGCCAGGCTTGCGAGTTCGACTATTCGGGCACGCAGGCGGTGAAGGCGCTCAAGGAAGAGGGCTATCGCATCATCCTGGTGAATTCCAACCCGGCCACCATTATGACCGACCCGGAATTTGCCGACGCGACCTATGTCGAGCCGATCACGCCCGAAATCGTGGCGAAGATCATCGAGAAGGAGCGCCCCGACGCGGTGCTGCCGACCATGGGCGGCCAGACGGCGCTCAACACGGCGCTGGCCCTGTTCAATGACGGCACGCTGGAGAAATATGGCGTCAAGATGATCGGCGCTGACGCCGAAGCCATCGACAAGGCCGAGGATCGCCTGAAATTCCGCGACGCGATGGATAAGATCGGCCTCGAATCTGCTCGCTCGCGCATCGCGCACAGCATGGAAGAGGCGCTGGAGGCGCTGGAATTCACCGGCCTGCCGTCGATCATCCGCCCCAGCTTCACGCTCGGCGGCACCGGCGGCGGCGTTGCCTATAACAAGGAAGAGTTCAAGCGGATCGTTGCCGAAGGGCTGGACGCATCGCCCACCACCGAAGTCCTGATCGAGGAATCGCTGCTCGGCTGGAAAGAATATGAGATGGAGGTCGTCCGCGACCGGAACGACAACGCCATCATCATCTGCTCGATCGAGAATGTCGACCCGATGGGCGTCCATACCGGCGACTCCATCACCGTCGCGCCCGCGCTGACCCTGACCGACAAGGAATATCAGATCATGCGCAACGCGAGCATCGCGGTGCTGCGTGAAATCGGCGTGGAAACAGGCGGTTCGAACGTGCAGTTCGCAGTCAATCCGAAGGATGGCCGCCTGATCGTCATTGAGATGAACCCGCGCGTGTCCCGTTCCTCGGCGCTGGCGTCGAAGGCGACCGGCTTCCCCATCGCCAAGGTCGCGGCGAAGCTGGCGGTCGGCTACACGCTGGACGAGATCGAGAACGACATTACCGGCGCGACGCCCGCCAGCTTCGAGCCGACCATCGACTATGTCGTGACCAAGATTCCGCGCTTCGCCTTCGAGAAGTTCAAGGGGAGCGAACCGCTGCTCGGCACCGCGATGAAGTCGGTGGGCGAGGTGATGGCGATCGGCCGCAACATCCATGAATCGATGCAGAAGGCGTTGCGCGGTCTGGAAACGGGCCTCAGCGGCTTCAACAATGTGGAGCATCTGGAGGGCGCGCCCAAGGATGACATCGTCGCCGCTCTCGCCCAGCCGACCCCGGATCGCCTGCTGGTCGCCGCGCAGGCTCTGCGCGAAGGGCTGACCGTCGCGGAAATCCACAGCATCGCGAAGTTCGATCCCTGGTTCCTGGAGCGGATCAAGGAAATCATTGATGCTGAGGCCGAAATCCTCGAAAATGGCCTGCCGCAGGATGCGGACGGCATGCGCCGCCTGAAGTCGATGGGCTTCTCCGACAAGCGCCTTGCCTATCTCGCCCTCAAGTCCGCCAATCTGCGCGGCATGGAGCGGGGCATTGCCCGCAGTTCGGGCCTGATCCACGATGCGGTCAAGGCGATGACCGGCGGCGTTACCGAGGATGAAGTGCGTAGCCTGCGCCACAAGCTGGGCGTGCGGCCGGTCTTCAAGCGCATCGACACCTGCGCGGCCGAGTTCGAGGCGAAGACGCCCTATATGTACTCGACCTACGAAGCCCCGATCTTCGGAGAGGCCGAGAACGAAGCGCAGCCCAGCGACCGGAAGAAGGTCGTCATCCTGGGCGGCGGTCCCAACCGCATCGGGCAGGGCATTGAGTTCGACTATTGCTGCGTGCACGCCTGCTTCGCGCTTAGTGAAGCCGGGTTCGAGACCATCATGGTCAACTGCAACCCGGAAACAGTGTCGACCGACTATGACACGTCCGACCGCCTCTATTTTGAGCCGCTGACGGCTGAGGACGTCCTTGAAATCCTGAGCGTCGAAATGTCCAACGGCACGCTTGCCGGGGTCATCGTCCAGTTTGGCGGCCAGACGCCGCTGAAACTCGCACAGGCGCTGGAGGATGCGGGCATCCCGATCCTTGGCACCTCGCCCGACGCCATCGATCTGGCCGAAGATCGCGAGCGTTTCGCCGCGCTGATCGACAAGCTCAAGCTCAAGCAGCCCGCCAATGGCATCGCCCGCAGCCGGGAAGAAGCGATCGCGGTCGCCAACCGCATCGGCTATCCGGTGCTGATGCGCCCGTCCTACGTCCTTGGCGGCCGCGCCATGGAGATTGTCGACGGTCAGGCGCAACTGGAGGAATATATCGCCACCGCCGTTCAGGTGTCGGGCGACTCCCCGGTGCTGATCGACCAGTATCTGCGTGACGCGACCGAGGTCGATGTGGATGCGCTTTGCGACGGCGACGATGTGGTCGTGGCGGGCGTACTCCAGCATATCGAGGAGGCGGGCGTCCATTCGGGCGACAGCGCCTGTTCGCTGCCGCCCTACAGCCTGTCGGACGAGATTATTGCCGAAATCGAGCGTCAGGCCGATGTCCTCGCCCGCGCTCTGACGGTGCGTGGCCTCATGAACATCCAGTTCGCGGTCAAGGATGGCGTGGTTTACCTGATCGAGGTCAACCCGCGCGCCAGCCGCACCGTGCCCTTCGTCGCCAAGGCCATCGGCACGCCCATCGCCAAGATCGCGAGCCGCGTGATGGCGGGTGAGAAGCTCAAGGAGCTGCCGGAGATCGATCGCAACGCGATCTCGCATATCGCGGTCAAGGAAGCGGTCTTCCCCTTCGCGCGCTTCCCCGGTGTCGACCCCGTGCTGTCGCCGGAAATGAAGAGCACCGGCGAAGTGATGGGCATCGACAGCGACTTCGCGACCGCCTTCGCCAAGTCTCAGCTTGGCGCCGGCATGGTCCTGCCGACATCCGGCACTGCGTTCGTGTCGGTCAAGGACAGCGACAAGGCAGTGATCCTGCCCGCCGTGCAGAAACTGGCCCGCCTGGGTTTCACCATCATCGCCACCGGCGGAACCGCGCGCTATCTGGAAGAGCAGGGCATTGCCGTGCAGCCGGTGAACAAGGTGGCGGAGGGGCGCCCGCATATCGTCGACAAGATCACCGACGGCGACGTCGACCTGATCTTCAACACGACCGAAGGGTGGCAGTCGCTCAAGGACAGCAAGGCGATCCGCACCAGCGCGCTCCGCGCCAAGGTCGCGAGCTTCACCACGGCGGCGGCCAGCCTTGCCGCGGCGGACGCGATCGAGGCACTTCAAGGGCATGCTCTTGAAGTGCGGTCGCTCCAATCCTATTATCCCGTGCCGCAAGCCTGA
- a CDS encoding ribonuclease E inhibitor RraB, translated as MSLNPPPVDEARLAQEWEADKAVLANLAQNGDVARIARPVDVSFKGSEKDFERVLTIASQFGFVELDREEDEEGDLFLFLECVQPVDEQSIRALTKKCLQIEILCGVEYDGWGCEARSGQVH; from the coding sequence GTGAGCCTCAACCCGCCCCCGGTTGACGAAGCCCGCCTCGCGCAAGAATGGGAGGCGGACAAGGCCGTCCTCGCCAATCTCGCGCAGAATGGTGACGTGGCGCGCATCGCCCGCCCGGTCGACGTCAGCTTCAAGGGCAGCGAGAAGGATTTCGAGCGCGTCCTGACCATCGCCAGCCAATTCGGTTTCGTCGAACTGGACCGCGAGGAAGATGAGGAGGGCGACCTGTTCCTCTTCCTCGAATGCGTGCAGCCGGTCGATGAGCAGTCGATCCGCGCCCTGACGAAGAAGTGCCTCCAGATCGAAATCCTGTGCGGCGTCGAATATGACGGCTGGGGCTGCGAAGCCCGATCCGGACAAGTGCATTGA